In a single window of the Terrirubrum flagellatum genome:
- a CDS encoding phosphatase PAP2 family protein, which produces MSVASVQAAVAARPSSLVLSWLKGVIADPGARAIWGVILFLALSVAVTFPIVGLSLVVRDVAFNLTVAAAALAGSCVYGVFRPDPRLSRLLRGVPEIVLTTYFGGALSYAATAAGLPLWDATFARWDSALGLDWVSLLKFYEAHPRFYAVLACTYYSMLPQIALLLLALATMRAFLRLDAFIFSFGLAAIVTMAIATLMPSVCAGEFHAASTGSLLNIRPNWDFAQSVHELRAGSLTSVKMAEAKGLVSFPSFHAICAILITIAFWRVPYLRWAALVLNLAMLAATPIEGGHYFVDLIAGAVIAIVAWAIAQRVVGEESGVTP; this is translated from the coding sequence GTGAGCGTAGCATCGGTTCAGGCGGCGGTCGCTGCGCGGCCTTCATCGCTTGTCTTGTCCTGGCTCAAGGGCGTTATCGCCGACCCGGGCGCGCGCGCCATCTGGGGCGTGATTCTCTTCCTTGCGCTCAGCGTCGCGGTCACATTTCCGATTGTCGGGCTGAGTCTCGTGGTGCGCGACGTTGCCTTCAACCTGACCGTCGCCGCGGCGGCGCTGGCGGGTTCCTGCGTTTACGGCGTCTTCCGCCCGGATCCGCGTCTCTCACGCCTGTTGCGCGGCGTGCCTGAGATCGTGCTCACGACTTACTTCGGCGGCGCCTTATCATACGCGGCGACGGCGGCCGGATTGCCGCTGTGGGATGCGACTTTCGCGCGCTGGGATAGCGCGCTTGGCCTGGATTGGGTTTCGCTGTTGAAATTCTATGAGGCGCACCCTCGCTTCTATGCCGTACTCGCCTGCACCTACTATTCCATGCTGCCGCAGATCGCGCTGCTGCTGCTTGCGCTCGCGACCATGAGGGCGTTTCTGCGGCTTGACGCGTTCATCTTCAGTTTCGGGCTTGCGGCCATCGTCACCATGGCGATCGCGACGCTCATGCCGTCGGTCTGCGCCGGAGAATTTCATGCGGCGTCGACCGGTTCATTGCTCAATATTCGCCCGAATTGGGATTTCGCGCAGTCCGTGCATGAGCTGCGCGCGGGATCGCTGACCAGCGTCAAGATGGCGGAAGCGAAGGGCCTCGTATCGTTTCCGAGCTTCCATGCGATCTGCGCGATTCTGATAACGATTGCGTTCTGGCGCGTTCCCTATCTGCGCTGGGCGGCGCTGGTGCTAAATCTTGCGATGCTCGCAGCGACGCCGATCGAAGGCGGCCATTATTTCGTCGACCTGATCGCCGGCGCCGTCATTGCGATCGTCGCGTGGGCGATTGCGCAACGGGTCGTCGGCGAGGAATCCGGCGTCACGCCGTGA
- a CDS encoding aldo/keto reductase, translating into MQFRTLGRSGLRVSVVGLGCNNFGARIDKESSRKVIDRAIEQGITLFDTADVYGERGGSETVMGELLGDRRKQIVLATKFCSPMDDVGVKKGGSRRYIMNAVEDSLKRLKTDWIDLYQIHQTDAETPIEETLRALDDLIHQGKVRYIGCSNHAAWRVVEAAWTAKTEHLNRFISAQDEYSLLVRDIEKELAPALVQYGLGLLPYFPLASGLLTGKYQRNKPLPSGTRLANTQRLADRYLTDSNWPKVEKLSDFAETSGKSMVEIAFAWLLSRPYVSSVIAGATKPEQIDANVKAAETVLTPEQVAEIDKITA; encoded by the coding sequence ATGCAATTCCGTACTCTCGGCCGTTCGGGCCTGCGCGTGTCCGTTGTCGGCCTCGGCTGTAATAATTTCGGCGCGCGCATTGACAAGGAATCGTCGCGCAAGGTGATCGATCGCGCGATCGAACAGGGGATCACCTTGTTCGACACCGCCGACGTCTATGGCGAGCGCGGCGGCTCCGAGACCGTCATGGGCGAATTGCTCGGCGACCGTCGCAAGCAGATCGTGCTGGCGACGAAATTCTGTTCGCCCATGGATGATGTCGGCGTCAAGAAAGGCGGCTCGCGCCGCTACATCATGAACGCCGTCGAAGACAGCCTGAAGCGCCTGAAGACCGACTGGATCGATCTCTATCAGATTCACCAGACCGACGCCGAAACGCCGATCGAAGAGACGCTGCGCGCGCTCGATGATCTCATCCATCAGGGCAAGGTGCGCTATATCGGCTGCTCGAACCATGCGGCCTGGCGCGTCGTCGAAGCGGCATGGACTGCAAAGACTGAGCACCTCAACCGCTTCATCTCGGCGCAGGACGAATACAGCCTGCTCGTGCGCGACATTGAGAAGGAATTGGCGCCGGCGCTCGTGCAATACGGGCTCGGCCTCCTGCCCTACTTCCCGCTGGCGTCGGGTCTGCTCACCGGAAAATACCAGCGCAACAAGCCGCTGCCTTCAGGCACGCGTCTCGCCAACACGCAGCGCCTTGCCGATCGCTATCTCACGGACAGCAACTGGCCGAAAGTCGAGAAGCTCAGCGACTTCGCCGAGACGAGCGGCAAGAGCATGGTCGAGATCGCCTTCGCCTGGCTCCTGTCGCGCCCCTACGTGTCGAGCGTCATCGCCGGCGCGACCAAGCCCGAGCAGATCGACGCCAATGTGAAGGCGGCCGAGACTGTGCTGACGCCGGAGCAGGTGGCCGAGATCGACAAGATCACGGCGTGA
- the gcvA gene encoding transcriptional regulator GcvA translates to MPASHDPPASRVPPLSAVRAFEAAARHQSFTRAAEELGMTQAAVSYQIRLLEDRIGTPLFVRQPRQVTLTATGQKLAGPVTKALNALANAFAEATRSQRSVLSITALHTLAMTWLTPRLADFQAANPGLEIRVDASERLVDFADEPFDVGVRFGAGGWPGLIEHKLFNTRYTPVCTPELRDQFDFREPADLLKARLLGDVDGAWRRWFAEVGAADAATAAKPSLTLYTQTMDVQAALRSYGVALVMPMFFNDELSSGRLVQPFPHMMMDEKAYWLIYPEGRAKERKIRLFREWLLAEAATAEIVTDSCSAEATPKLAIPQA, encoded by the coding sequence ATGCCCGCCAGCCATGATCCGCCTGCGTCCCGCGTGCCGCCGCTGAGCGCCGTGCGCGCATTTGAGGCGGCGGCGCGCCATCAGAGCTTCACCCGCGCGGCGGAGGAGCTCGGCATGACGCAGGCGGCCGTGAGCTACCAGATCAGGCTGCTCGAAGACCGCATCGGCACGCCGCTCTTCGTGCGCCAGCCGCGGCAGGTGACGCTGACCGCGACGGGCCAGAAGCTCGCTGGCCCGGTGACGAAGGCGCTGAACGCCCTCGCCAACGCCTTTGCCGAGGCGACGCGCAGCCAGCGCTCGGTTCTTTCGATTACCGCGCTGCATACGCTCGCCATGACCTGGCTGACGCCGCGCCTTGCAGATTTCCAAGCGGCGAATCCCGGCCTCGAAATCCGGGTCGACGCCAGCGAGCGCCTCGTCGATTTCGCCGACGAGCCATTCGATGTCGGCGTGCGGTTTGGAGCGGGCGGCTGGCCGGGGCTGATCGAGCACAAGCTGTTCAACACACGCTACACGCCGGTTTGCACGCCGGAGCTGCGCGACCAGTTCGATTTCAGGGAGCCGGCCGATCTTCTGAAAGCGCGGCTGCTCGGCGATGTCGATGGCGCCTGGCGTCGCTGGTTCGCGGAAGTCGGCGCGGCGGATGCTGCGACGGCGGCGAAGCCGTCGCTCACGCTCTACACCCAGACGATGGACGTGCAGGCGGCGCTGCGCAGTTACGGCGTCGCGCTTGTTATGCCGATGTTCTTCAATGACGAATTGTCGTCAGGGCGACTCGTGCAGCCTTTCCCGCACATGATGATGGATGAAAAGGCTTACTGGCTGATCTATCCCGAAGGCCGCGCGAAAGAGCGCAAGATCCGTCTGTTTCGCGAGTGGCTGCTGGCCGAAGCCGCGACGGCGGAGATCGTTACTGACTCCTGCTCCGCCGAGGCGACGCCGAAGCTCGCTATTCCCCAGGCTTGA
- the msrB gene encoding peptide-methionine (R)-S-oxide reductase MsrB, with protein MVATSAEKTFPVTHTDAEWRAMLTPEQYDVLRGHGTERPGSCSLLREKRRGVFECAGCGQPVFASGTKFESGTGWPSFDTPVEGAIEENVDRSYGMVRTEVHCSRCGGHMGHVFPDGPPPTGLRYCINGVALNFKPGE; from the coding sequence ATGGTCGCGACGTCAGCCGAGAAGACCTTTCCCGTCACCCATACCGACGCCGAGTGGCGCGCGATGCTGACGCCGGAACAGTACGACGTGCTGCGCGGCCATGGCACCGAGCGGCCGGGCTCCTGCTCGCTGTTGCGCGAGAAGCGGCGGGGCGTGTTCGAATGCGCCGGCTGCGGCCAGCCCGTCTTCGCGTCCGGCACAAAGTTCGAGAGCGGCACCGGCTGGCCGAGCTTCGACACGCCGGTCGAAGGCGCGATCGAGGAGAATGTCGACCGTTCCTACGGCATGGTCCGCACCGAGGTGCATTGCAGCCGCTGCGGCGGCCATATGGGTCACGTTTTTCCGGATGGCCCGCCGCCGACCGGCCTGCGCTATTGCATCAATGGCGTGGCGCTGAACTTCAAGCCTGGGGAATAG
- a CDS encoding diguanylate cyclase domain-containing protein, whose translation MLDKLLRPFLARSLSLAVTAFLAAVCVLFVGHEAWRIFDNRAHALREARTDLLNLSRSIAQHAEDTVRTVDAVLINMVRQLENGAAKGEEPQRLELLVREQIVRLPPISNIVFIDRNGLLALSGSQAPNGMDLHDRDYFHYHQNDASRLLRINRPVRSRSTGRWVIPMTRRVDAPDGAFAGVVAAVVDMDYFQSFYDRFDIGERGAILLATASGDILVRRPFLEANIGRSVANGGIFKELLPNSLEGVGEIRSSTDGVVRINGYRKLDAYPLVLAIAEETDEILAPWRAATRVDIIRASALGAIIIALGLALGMRTRALAKRDSLLRATLDNMNQGLIVVDEKGTLPICNRRARELLDLPPSLIESRPTATDVINYQTERGEFDNVPPEVRQRVNPRTHGDTEHVYERVRPNGTMLEIRTIPFDKGGVVRTYTDITERNRFEQQLRRSEQEYRLLADNTSDIVARLNGEGRFEYVSPASRDILGYQPDELIGRHASDIVHAAERPLWLSGAVNAPARDAAVAQTIYRAVRKDGSAVWVEENRKWLSEIGEYVLSIRDISKRKHAELLLEAANRRLESIARLDGLTGVPNRRAFDEALATELRRASRSRTPVSLIMIDTDHFKAYNDFYGHLAGDECLKVTASMLKATLSRPGDFVARYGGEEFAIILPNTPAAGARELAERLGEAMRKLALPHEKSAFGVVTLSMGVASVSPTPGSDFRRQLISRADKALYAAKRDGRNRIAAAESEEQTARETPRIRAAGS comes from the coding sequence ATGCTCGACAAGCTCCTTCGGCCTTTTCTCGCCAGATCGCTGTCCCTCGCAGTGACGGCTTTTCTGGCTGCGGTCTGCGTCCTCTTCGTCGGCCATGAGGCCTGGCGGATTTTCGATAATCGCGCCCACGCGCTGCGTGAGGCGCGCACGGACCTGCTCAATCTGTCCCGGTCCATCGCGCAGCACGCCGAGGATACGGTCAGGACCGTCGACGCGGTCCTCATCAATATGGTCAGGCAACTGGAAAACGGCGCGGCGAAGGGCGAGGAGCCACAGCGGCTGGAACTTCTGGTCCGCGAGCAGATCGTGCGACTGCCGCCGATCTCGAACATCGTCTTCATCGACCGGAACGGATTGCTCGCATTGAGCGGCTCGCAGGCCCCCAACGGGATGGATCTGCACGACCGGGACTATTTCCATTATCATCAGAATGATGCGAGCCGGCTCCTCCGTATCAACCGGCCGGTGCGCAGCAGAAGCACGGGGCGCTGGGTTATTCCGATGACCCGCCGCGTCGATGCGCCCGACGGCGCGTTCGCCGGAGTCGTCGCCGCGGTCGTCGATATGGACTACTTCCAGTCTTTCTATGATCGCTTCGACATCGGCGAACGCGGCGCGATTTTGCTCGCGACCGCAAGCGGCGACATTCTTGTCCGTCGCCCCTTCCTAGAGGCCAACATCGGCCGCAGCGTCGCCAATGGCGGCATCTTCAAGGAGCTGCTGCCCAACAGCCTCGAAGGCGTGGGAGAAATCCGGTCCTCGACCGACGGCGTGGTGCGGATCAACGGCTATCGCAAGCTCGACGCCTATCCGCTTGTGCTGGCGATCGCCGAAGAGACCGACGAGATTCTCGCCCCCTGGCGCGCCGCGACCAGGGTGGACATCATCCGCGCGAGCGCGCTTGGCGCGATCATCATCGCGCTCGGACTTGCGTTGGGAATGCGCACGCGCGCGCTCGCAAAACGCGACTCTCTCTTGCGCGCCACACTCGACAACATGAATCAGGGTCTGATTGTCGTCGACGAGAAGGGAACGCTGCCGATCTGCAATCGCCGGGCGCGCGAATTGCTCGATTTGCCGCCGTCGCTGATCGAATCCCGACCGACCGCGACGGACGTCATCAATTATCAGACTGAGCGTGGCGAATTCGACAACGTCCCGCCCGAAGTGCGGCAGCGCGTCAATCCGCGCACCCATGGCGATACGGAGCATGTCTATGAACGCGTGCGGCCGAATGGAACGATGCTGGAGATCCGCACGATTCCCTTCGACAAGGGCGGCGTCGTGCGGACCTACACCGACATCACCGAACGCAATCGCTTCGAACAGCAATTGCGCCGCAGCGAGCAGGAATATCGGCTGCTCGCCGACAACACTTCCGATATCGTCGCGCGTCTGAACGGCGAAGGGCGTTTCGAATATGTGTCTCCCGCAAGCCGCGACATTCTCGGATACCAGCCGGACGAACTGATCGGACGGCATGCGAGCGACATCGTGCATGCCGCCGAACGGCCGCTCTGGCTCAGCGGCGCGGTGAATGCGCCCGCAAGAGACGCCGCCGTCGCCCAAACCATTTATCGCGCGGTGAGAAAGGACGGCTCGGCCGTATGGGTCGAGGAAAACCGGAAATGGCTGTCGGAGATCGGCGAATATGTGCTGTCGATCCGCGACATCTCGAAGCGCAAACACGCCGAGTTGTTGCTTGAGGCCGCGAACAGGCGCCTTGAATCGATCGCGCGACTCGACGGGCTGACCGGCGTTCCCAACCGCCGCGCCTTCGACGAAGCGCTGGCGACGGAGCTTCGCCGCGCGAGCCGCAGCCGGACGCCCGTCAGCCTGATCATGATCGATACCGATCATTTCAAAGCCTATAATGATTTCTACGGCCATCTCGCCGGCGACGAGTGTCTGAAAGTGACCGCCTCCATGCTCAAGGCCACGCTGAGCAGGCCGGGCGACTTCGTCGCCCGCTATGGCGGCGAGGAATTCGCGATCATTCTGCCGAACACGCCAGCGGCGGGTGCGCGCGAACTGGCGGAGCGCCTGGGCGAGGCGATGCGAAAGCTGGCGCTGCCGCATGAAAAATCAGCCTTCGGCGTCGTCACCTTGAGCATGGGCGTGGCCAGCGTGTCGCCGACGCCCGGCTCCGATTTCAGGCGGCAGCTCATCTCGCGCGCCGACAAGGCGCTCTATGCGGCCAAACGCGACGGCCGCAACCGCATCGCCGCGGCGGAGAGCGAGGAACAGACCGCGCGGGAAACGCCCCGCATTCGCGCGGCTGGGTCGTGA
- a CDS encoding (R)-mandelonitrile lyase — MKIIRAGERPSRRPNPEWATGTVWQDPIIEAPQPARVRALKVTFEPGARTVWHAHPLGQTLHVLSGVGRFQTWGEKAVEIRPGDTIWIPPGEKHWHGAAPDAVMVHLAMQEADENGSHVTWMEKVNDEDCGAA, encoded by the coding sequence ATGAAGATCATCCGCGCCGGAGAGAGGCCGAGCCGTCGTCCCAATCCCGAATGGGCCACGGGAACCGTGTGGCAGGACCCGATCATCGAGGCGCCGCAGCCGGCGCGCGTGCGTGCACTGAAGGTGACCTTCGAACCCGGCGCGCGCACCGTGTGGCACGCGCATCCGCTCGGCCAGACGCTTCATGTCCTCTCCGGCGTCGGCCGCTTCCAGACCTGGGGCGAAAAAGCGGTCGAGATCAGGCCCGGCGACACGATCTGGATTCCGCCCGGCGAGAAGCACTGGCACGGCGCCGCGCCCGACGCGGTGATGGTTCACCTCGCCATGCAGGAGGCGGACGAGAACGGCTCGCATGTGACCTGGATGGAGAAGGTGAACGACGAAGATTGTGGCGCGGCGTGA
- a CDS encoding alpha/beta hydrolase, whose product MDVEDQPETRALHAALRRRSIPRVGCALIVALIIAGCASRAENALTPLGDIALVPGAHRVDMLVATTRQSTNAVPGELFSGERAKEPAYAEVAISIPPDSARKIGEVQWPRSTPGDPAREFVALKSGRLNRDALRLRLKQEASRRQGRVLVFVHGYNNRYDDAVMRFAQFAYDSRAPGAPLLFTWPSRGKLLAYGYDHESASYSRDALESLFDMLNADPSVREIDVIAHSMGNWVTLEALRQSAIRRGRAPAKIKDVMLAAPDVDVDVFRRQIAELGPQRPRLTLFVSRDDQALGFSKRVWGSVARIGAVDPEAEPYKSEFVANKIAVFDLTALSGERGSFNHDKFATSPEIVRLIGGRLAEGQSINDSRVGLGDGIHLLTADTVNVIGGVVGGVVSAPAKMLEGKPPVELE is encoded by the coding sequence TTGGACGTCGAAGATCAACCTGAAACGCGCGCGCTGCACGCAGCGCTGCGCCGGCGAAGCATTCCGCGCGTCGGGTGCGCGCTCATTGTCGCGCTCATCATTGCGGGCTGCGCCAGCCGCGCTGAAAATGCTCTGACGCCGCTCGGCGATATCGCGCTCGTGCCCGGCGCGCATCGCGTCGACATGCTGGTCGCGACGACGCGGCAATCGACCAACGCGGTTCCGGGCGAGCTTTTCAGCGGCGAGCGCGCCAAGGAGCCTGCCTACGCCGAGGTTGCTATTTCCATTCCGCCTGACAGCGCGCGCAAGATCGGCGAGGTGCAGTGGCCGCGCAGCACTCCCGGCGATCCCGCGCGCGAATTCGTCGCGCTGAAATCAGGCCGCCTCAATCGCGATGCGCTGCGTCTCAGGCTCAAGCAGGAAGCGTCGCGCCGTCAGGGCCGCGTGCTGGTGTTCGTTCATGGCTATAACAATCGCTATGACGATGCGGTGATGCGCTTTGCGCAATTCGCCTACGATTCGCGCGCGCCGGGCGCGCCGCTTCTCTTCACATGGCCGTCGCGCGGGAAGTTGCTCGCTTATGGCTATGATCATGAGAGCGCGAGCTACAGCCGCGACGCGCTTGAGTCGCTGTTTGACATGCTGAACGCCGATCCATCCGTGCGCGAGATCGACGTCATCGCGCATTCCATGGGCAATTGGGTGACGCTCGAAGCCCTGCGGCAGAGCGCGATCCGGCGCGGCCGCGCGCCAGCCAAGATCAAGGATGTGATGCTCGCGGCGCCCGACGTCGATGTGGATGTGTTCCGACGCCAGATCGCGGAGCTTGGCCCGCAGCGGCCGCGCCTCACCCTGTTCGTCTCGCGCGACGATCAGGCGCTCGGCTTTTCCAAACGCGTCTGGGGCAGCGTGGCGCGCATCGGCGCCGTCGATCCCGAGGCGGAGCCCTACAAGTCGGAATTCGTCGCCAACAAGATCGCGGTGTTCGATCTGACGGCGCTGAGCGGCGAGCGCGGCTCGTTCAATCACGACAAGTTCGCGACGAGCCCGGAGATCGTGCGCCTGATCGGCGGCCGGTTGGCTGAAGGCCAGTCGATCAATGACAGCCGTGTCGGCCTTGGCGACGGCATTCATCTCCTGACCGCGGACACCGTGAATGTGATCGGCGGCGTGGTCGGAGGCGTGGTCTCCGCGCCGGCGAAGATGCTCGAAGGCAAACCGCCGGTCGAGCTTGAATGA
- a CDS encoding MFS transporter, whose translation MSASLAAPAPAPASTSPTPPSLLSDGFPPWIAVAIASLSSFMVVMDGAIVNVALPSMRADLGLSAAALQWVVDAYLLALGGAMLLAARAGDLYGRRTILQAGLILFTAASVIGGFASNGAALIAARAAQGLGASALATSTLALVVAVYQNPDRRGRAVSFLIAASAIAAALGVTIGGMLTHALNWRWVMFVNAPVGVILIALVAICLSARRNDGMLPKLDIPGAVAITLALATMTYGVTQAPITGWTSTTTLASLGAAVFFLVVFITIESRAAQPLIRLDIFRLRQVSWGNVMLLCVGAVLTTSIFLIALALQQVAGYDALQAGLAMFPMTIAIAIASIGGRRLGLGGRSPLIGALMAAAGLGWLSFLPLRPDFPTHLLIPTVLIGLGAGLKIATAISAALDGVPQKDAGLASGLLNTSRQIGGALGVAIGATVAHMATSGWNGEPALAELAGYRAAFLATGALSLLAGLASLALPRKSI comes from the coding sequence ATGTCCGCCTCGCTCGCCGCGCCAGCCCCGGCGCCGGCCTCAACCTCGCCCACGCCACCATCGTTGCTGAGCGACGGCTTCCCGCCCTGGATCGCAGTCGCGATCGCTTCCCTCTCCTCGTTCATGGTGGTCATGGACGGCGCGATCGTGAACGTCGCGCTGCCATCGATGCGCGCCGATCTCGGCCTCTCGGCCGCGGCGCTGCAATGGGTGGTCGACGCTTATCTGCTGGCGCTCGGCGGCGCGATGCTGCTCGCGGCGCGCGCCGGCGATCTCTATGGCCGCCGCACGATTCTGCAGGCGGGCCTCATCCTGTTCACCGCGGCGAGCGTCATCGGCGGCTTCGCATCGAACGGCGCCGCGCTGATCGCGGCGCGCGCGGCGCAGGGACTCGGCGCGTCGGCGCTGGCCACCTCGACGCTCGCGCTCGTCGTCGCCGTCTATCAGAATCCTGATCGGCGCGGCCGCGCCGTCTCGTTTCTCATCGCCGCCAGCGCCATCGCCGCAGCGCTCGGCGTCACCATCGGCGGCATGCTTACGCACGCGCTCAACTGGCGCTGGGTGATGTTCGTCAACGCGCCCGTCGGCGTCATTCTGATTGCGCTCGTCGCGATATGCCTGAGCGCGCGTCGCAATGACGGAATGCTACCGAAGCTCGATATTCCCGGCGCGGTTGCGATCACGCTTGCCCTCGCGACAATGACCTATGGCGTGACGCAGGCGCCGATAACAGGCTGGACGTCGACGACGACGCTGGCGTCGCTCGGCGCGGCTGTCTTTTTTCTGGTCGTGTTCATCACGATCGAAAGCCGCGCCGCGCAACCCTTGATCAGGCTCGACATCTTTCGTCTGCGGCAGGTCTCATGGGGCAACGTGATGCTGCTTTGCGTCGGCGCCGTGCTGACAACGTCGATCTTTCTGATCGCGCTCGCGCTGCAGCAGGTCGCCGGCTACGACGCCCTGCAAGCCGGACTGGCGATGTTTCCGATGACCATCGCGATCGCGATCGCCTCGATCGGCGGACGACGCCTCGGTCTCGGCGGACGGTCGCCATTGATCGGCGCGCTCATGGCCGCGGCCGGACTTGGCTGGCTGTCTTTCCTGCCGCTCCGGCCCGATTTTCCGACGCATCTTCTGATCCCCACCGTGCTGATCGGGCTCGGCGCCGGGCTGAAGATCGCAACCGCGATCAGCGCGGCGCTCGACGGCGTGCCGCAGAAGGATGCGGGGCTCGCATCCGGCCTGCTCAACACGTCGCGGCAGATCGGCGGCGCGCTTGGCGTCGCAATCGGCGCGACGGTGGCGCATATGGCGACCTCAGGCTGGAACGGAGAGCCGGCCCTGGCCGAACTCGCGGGCTATCGCGCCGCCTTCCTGGCCACGGGCGCTCTCAGCCTTCTCGCAGGACTGGCGTCGCTCGCGCTGCCGCGCAAATCGATCTGA
- a CDS encoding helix-turn-helix transcriptional regulator, translating into MAKPSPFAIDKTDRPDGPAIIAQRGSDDPAAEFRLGTRETRWHSHLRGQLIWIESGLLTIRTPDGSWTLPPHRACWVPPRMRHRGGMSGALAGWSAHVLPAACRDLPDRARVIGVSELMRALVRRAAGWAERDALSVDEARMADVLISEIRCAPIEPLHLPMPTDPRLVRIATEASRKLADQRSLEEWAAWGGVSPRTLRRLFRAETGTSFAQWRTQARLLRAMEMLAGGAQVAIVADAVGYASPSNFIAVFKRSFGAPPARYFAARGATAANVSARTIG; encoded by the coding sequence ATGGCCAAACCTTCTCCTTTCGCGATCGACAAGACCGACCGGCCGGATGGGCCGGCGATCATCGCGCAACGGGGTTCGGATGATCCCGCCGCCGAATTTCGGCTGGGCACGCGCGAAACCCGCTGGCACAGCCATCTGCGCGGCCAGCTCATCTGGATCGAGAGCGGTCTGCTCACCATCCGCACGCCGGATGGTTCCTGGACGTTGCCGCCGCATCGCGCCTGCTGGGTCCCGCCGCGGATGCGCCATCGTGGCGGCATGAGCGGCGCTCTCGCCGGCTGGAGCGCACATGTGCTGCCCGCAGCGTGCCGCGATCTGCCCGATCGCGCCCGCGTGATCGGAGTGAGCGAACTGATGCGGGCGCTGGTGCGGCGCGCCGCCGGTTGGGCCGAGCGCGACGCGCTCTCGGTCGACGAGGCGCGCATGGCCGATGTGCTCATCAGCGAAATCCGTTGCGCGCCAATAGAGCCGTTGCATCTGCCGATGCCGACGGATCCGCGGCTCGTGCGGATCGCGACCGAAGCATCACGAAAGCTCGCCGATCAGCGCTCGCTTGAAGAATGGGCGGCGTGGGGCGGCGTCTCGCCGCGCACCTTGCGCCGCCTGTTCCGCGCTGAAACCGGGACGAGCTTCGCGCAATGGCGCACGCAGGCGCGATTGCTGCGCGCCATGGAGATGCTGGCTGGGGGCGCGCAAGTCGCGATCGTTGCGGACGCGGTGGGCTATGCCAGTCCGAGCAATTTCATCGCCGTCTTCAAACGCAGCTTCGGCGCTCCGCCGGCGCGTTACTTCGCCGCGCGCGGGGCGACTGCGGCGAACGTTTCCGCGCGGACGATTGGCTAA
- a CDS encoding pyridoxal phosphate-dependent aminotransferase, giving the protein MAFLADALKRVKPSATITLTQKARDLKATGKDVISLSVGEPDFDTPDNIKNAAIEAIRRGETKYTPVAGIPELRQAVAAKFKRENGLDYKWQNTIVSTGGKHVIYNALLATLNPGDEVICVAPYWVSYPEMVALCGGVATFATAYQKDDFKLQPEELERAITPKTKWVILNSPSNPSGAAYTHAEMKALTDVLMKHPHVWVLTDDMYEHLVYGDFTFVTPAQVEPNLYDRTLTMNGVSKAYAMTGWRIGYAAGPDHLIKAMDMVQGQQTSGTSAISQWAAVEALNGTQEHLPKFKKAFERRRDLVVSMLNQTRGLKCPKPEGAFYVYPSVAELMGKTAPSGKKLETDEDFVLELLNTEGVAAVHGSSFGLGPNMRISYATSDEKLEEACKRIQRFCAELR; this is encoded by the coding sequence ATGGCCTTCCTCGCCGACGCGCTGAAGCGCGTGAAGCCGTCCGCCACCATCACGCTGACGCAGAAGGCCAGGGACCTCAAAGCGACGGGCAAAGACGTGATCTCGCTCTCGGTCGGCGAGCCGGATTTCGATACGCCCGACAACATCAAGAATGCGGCGATCGAGGCGATCCGCCGCGGCGAAACGAAGTACACGCCGGTCGCCGGCATTCCCGAGCTGCGCCAGGCCGTGGCTGCGAAATTCAAGCGCGAGAACGGCCTCGACTACAAGTGGCAGAACACCATCGTCTCCACCGGCGGCAAGCATGTCATCTACAACGCGCTTCTCGCCACGCTCAATCCGGGCGACGAGGTGATCTGCGTGGCGCCCTACTGGGTCAGCTATCCCGAAATGGTGGCGCTGTGCGGCGGCGTCGCGACCTTCGCCACCGCCTACCAGAAGGACGATTTCAAGCTTCAGCCCGAAGAGCTTGAGCGCGCCATCACGCCGAAGACGAAATGGGTGATCCTGAATTCGCCGTCGAACCCCTCCGGCGCCGCCTACACCCACGCCGAGATGAAGGCGCTCACCGACGTGCTGATGAAGCATCCGCATGTCTGGGTGCTGACCGACGACATGTACGAGCATCTCGTCTATGGCGACTTCACCTTCGTCACGCCGGCGCAGGTGGAGCCCAATCTCTATGATCGCACGCTGACCATGAACGGCGTGTCGAAAGCCTATGCGATGACGGGCTGGCGCATCGGCTACGCCGCCGGCCCCGACCATCTCATCAAGGCGATGGACATGGTGCAGGGCCAGCAGACCTCGGGCACATCAGCGATCTCGCAATGGGCTGCGGTCGAGGCGCTCAACGGCACGCAGGAGCATCTGCCGAAATTCAAGAAGGCGTTCGAGCGCCGTCGCGATCTCGTGGTGTCGATGCTCAACCAGACGCGCGGGCTGAAATGCCCGAAGCCGGAAGGCGCCTTCTATGTCTATCCCAGCGTCGCGGAGCTGATGGGCAAGACCGCGCCGTCGGGCAAGAAGCTCGAGACGGATGAAGATTTCGTGCTGGAACTTCTCAACACCGAGGGCGTCGCCGCGGTTCACGGCTCGTCCTTCGGCCTCGGCCCGAACATGCGCATCTCGTACGCGACGTCGGACGAGAAGCTCGAGGAAGCCTGCAAGCGCATCCAGCGCTTCTGCGCCGAGTTGCGGTGA